The window ACGCGAGCCCTTCACCACCGAGGTCACCGAGGCCGACCTCAAGCACGAGCGCGTGAAGGCCCGCGCCCTCAGGCAGAGCCAGTGGTGGAAGCGGAAGCTCTCCGGCGGCGTCTGCCACTACTGCGGCCGTCAGGTCGGCGCCCGGCGGCTCACCATGGACCATGTGGTGCCGCTGATCCGCGGCGGCCGGAGCACCCGCAGCAACGTCGTCCCCGCCTGTAAGGACTGCAATACCAAGAAGCAGCTCCTCCTCCCCGTGGAATGGGAGGACCACCTTCGGCGCCTGGCGGGTGCAGAGAGGTCGTAACCCTCTCTTGACGGTGTATCGATCTTTGGACGTTGCGCTTGACCCTAGCTAGACCTCGCTCAAGTTTCTGCCGCCCGAGCGCGTTGATAGAGGCTGTTGGTGTCCGCCGGCTTCCAGGCCGTCGGCCAGAGAAAGCCCAGTCATTCTCATCTAGCCGAGCGATCATAACGCGCTCCACCGTGGTTGGCGTGCGCTCGTAGACAGGCTGGGTCTTGGCGTCTACGGTGACCTGCACTATCATGACCCATCCCGTCTCAGGGTTGTGTCCCTGCCAGCCGGACTCAGCGCGACTCACCTTGACTTCAAGACCTTCCTGGCCACGGAGGACAGCATCGCCCGGGTACAGAGCGCGAGGTACGAGATCTGACCGGCCGTTTGGGTACTGGTTAACCGCGAGCCCTGGTGTGCGAGAGGCGAACTCCCGCGCAAGCGAGCGGACGAAGAGTTGTGAGAGCAACCCAGAGAAGCCTGCTGGCTGCATCAGGTCCTCAAGCCTGTTGTACCCGTGCTCGATACTCGCGCGATTCAGTGCATGGAGGTAGGCGTAGGCATCGTTGATGGCCGCCACGACGCCAGCTGCTGTCATCCCATAGGGAAGTTCGACAGACACATCCGCGTCGCCCTCGAGCGCCTCCGGCCGGTTCAAGTAGCGGGGCGGCATCAGCTCCTCCTAGCCCGAAGACGAGGAGAGCCTAGCAGCAACTTACGTGATCAGAGCCAGGAAAAATTTGCGGCGTGTTGAGAGCGGAAGAGCTG is drawn from Candidatus Rokuibacteriota bacterium and contains these coding sequences:
- a CDS encoding HNH endonuclease, encoding MHLKREPFTTEVTEADLKHERVKARALRQSQWWKRKLSGGVCHYCGRQVGARRLTMDHVVPLIRGGRSTRSNVVPACKDCNTKKQLLLPVEWEDHLRRLAGAERS